The Emys orbicularis isolate rEmyOrb1 chromosome 9, rEmyOrb1.hap1, whole genome shotgun sequence genomic sequence TGATAGACTGAAAGGAGACAGGGCAGGAAGATGCTATACaaaatggagggggagggaagtatGAGGGGAAAAAGGGGTGAAACATGGGCGCTTCCCGGTCTTGTCCGAATTCCCGTCAATCCTGCCTAGCTCCTCGCTGGGAAAAGCACCCAAGGGAGCAGCACGATGAAGGTACAGAAGATACGTTAACACGGGGACACCACAGTGAGGCGATTCGGGGccgtccttctctctctcttccagtcccagctgggcttcacACGCAGTATTTCCAAAAGCAGGCTAGGGAGGgccaggagagaaagagagatgttaGGTGCAAGCTCATGTAAAACTCGACTGGCAGTAGGCAGCAGTCCTGCATTCTTGGCAGGGGGACTGGGCGGAATGACATCTTAGATCTTGGCCACCTCTAATTCACTGTATTCTTGGTTAATTTCCATGTCCTTCCTCACTGTCTCTCAGCCACACAAACAATTGCTCCTTGTTTTGCCCCTACGCAAGAGAGCAGTGACCTCGGCAAAGGGGACACGTTTTCACTATCAGCTTGTGTGATGTGGGCGGACTCACTCTTCAGACAAAGGGGTTTCTGCAGAACGGAGAGCCAAGATGTACCAAATAACCCCATGCCCCCTCCTGAATGAAAAGAGACGTCTGCTGCAAGGCTGCTTGAAGTTTCCAAATGGATTTTAGAAGCACTTAAAGGATCCCTGGAGTGGTTCCAGTTGCTAAAATTCCCTTCCACATGAGGACCTTTAACAGAGCTATTCCTTACAGCCTGGGTCCACAGTTCCTTTATGAACCAACAAGCTCTTAAAAGCTTCTGATTTTCCACCAAAAGGGACCAAAATAGGACCATTTTAGGATGCTGCCAAAGCCCCTTAAAGTATCAGAAGCAAATGGAAATGTGGACAGAAAGCAGCCAGTCAGATCAGGCTAGAGGGAGATCCTGCTGCTAGTGCAGTCAAGGAGGCTGATTAATTAGCAAGCAACGGCAAGGCCCATAGATGCCCTGCTGGTCACAATGGATGGCTGAGCTCTGTTGACCTTGGGGTTCTCAGCATATCTGCTATAGCCCGCGTGCGTGTAGAGAGAATGCCCTAAAGGGGCAGGCGGGTAGGAGGGCTGCAGGCAGATAGATCCCAAAGGCTGCTCTAACACCAAAACCCACCACGTTTGTCAGGGTGTGATGGCAGCAGGCCTGCCTCGGCGTAGGCCTCTTCAGAGCCTTCCCCAGCCAAAAGCTGCTCCTTTAACTTCTCCAGCTGTTTGGAACAAGCACAAGGTTAGATTAACCTCTCCtgacccacccccagccttctcctgcaagccaccccacccccccatctatCACTGCATAGAGTGCCACTGCCTTATTCCTCTTGCCGCTGTGGTTTTGATCTCCTCCCCTCACCGTCCACACGCGTCTCCCGTTCACTTTCCCTTCTGGCAGCAGTGAACCTGTAGCACTGGGTTTTCTGTGGCAGGCTTCCGTGTTAACGGCCTTTGTTTCCCGCTTCTAGAGGAGCAAGGAGACTTTGTGCTTCTGCTCCAGCAACGTAGCTCCCAGGAAGCCAGATCCTAATATCCCAGATCTCTGAGGAAGGTCCCGTCGGAATCAAGGCGCTGTGCTGGGGCCCATCTCTAGGTGTGATATAGTGACACATTGCAGAGGCCGGttggactgagagtcaggagacctgggttctattctcagctctccCATGACCTGCCATGTGATCATGGGTGAGTCACTTCcactccccgtgcctcagtttcccctcacacGCTTTCTCTCCTGTCGTGGGCTGGCTGGCCCTTTGAGGCAAGCTGGGCTCAGTCTTGCCCATGACTTAGCAGCTATCCCTTAGCTTCACCAATGAGCTTGCAACATAAGGGTGGCTCTGTGACGGCAGCTGGTTGCAATGGGCTTAATTAGCTGTAGAGGTGAAGCCAGGAGATTGCTAGTTAAATAAAGCTGGGAACTCAGCAGAGGGAGGAAGACCCAGGAGGGAGGAACAAACAGGATAGCCTGAGGAAATCAGGCTGAGTTTCCCCATGGAGCAAGGTAGGTTCCTGTGGGGGGATCCCTGAGATGTGGCCTAAAAGGAGCAGGGAGACCCTCCGAGGTAAACTGCTGGCATGCGTGgtgaagggaagcagtggggtaGTCCTGCTGgggaagaagcaagagaagagaagCTCTGCAGGAATCAGGAGATGCAGAGAACTTCCGTGGCGCCCGAGAGGGCCAGAAGAACTGCTAGTCTGGGCCTTTGATTTGGACTTTAAGTTGGATGGATCTTTGGTTACCCTGGAAAGGGAGTGAACTGTCatgtgacctggccggagggccgaGCCTCAgaaaacagagagggagaggggagaagacaCCGGCTGGGACTAGCCATCGCAGCCACGGGACCAGCCACCGAGGGGTAAGAGACCAAGTTCCCTGCACTGCTATGTCCCTAGAGGTGAGGGCACACGTTTATACCGGCCTTGTCTGCTTAGACCCTCCGCTCtctggtgcagggactgtctcccaCGGTGGGGTGGATCACCCAGCAAAATGGAGACATGCTCCTGGAGTaggcctctaagtgctactgcGACACAAACCATCATAATAAAGGACCTGGGGAAATTCAGACTGGGAGTAGGACTCTGTGCCGTGGTCCTGGCTCTAATCTGAACCAGTTCCCCCACCCATAGCTCCTTGGTGTGACCCAGTGATGGGATTAAACACGACAAAGCAGCAGCACCTGCCTCTGTCGCTAGCCCCTTTTACCTCTTCCCTGGGAAGGGTTTCCCTCTTACGGGAACTTTTTTCCCCAGCGTGCCTTTCCAgatgctggccctttaaatatgGCAGAGAGAGGTCACTGCTGCAACCTAACCAATGTTATTTCCTATCTTGTTCCCAATGCAAAGctgatggtggattctccatcactggccacttTTCTATcgtgattggatgtttttctaaaatatctgctctggGAGTTATTTGGGGGAAGTCCTAGGGCCTGGGCTATGCTAGcggatcacaacggtcccttctggcttggCAATCTAGGAATGTGTTTCTTCCATCTGATGAGTGTTTTAAACCCCTGTTGtgctttcctcttcctcttcccgaGGAGATGGCCCGTTCTCTCACCGGGGCACTGACATTGATGAAAAACAGGCCGGGGATCGCAACGTACCCACTAGTTCAGTCTGGGGATTATTGACCCACTCCCGGCTTTTGTCTGATTCATTCTGCATCAATGCATGCACCTCTCACCTGTTCAAGTTCTTCAAATTTCTTTGCCAGCTCCAGGTCTGGAAGAAAGAACACAGGTAGTGTAAATATCTGTACTGCTTCCTGAAACCCCCATGAGAAGGAATTTCCTCATTCGCCCTTTATACGTGCAAGGCCTCTTTGCCATTGAAATCCTACTTAGCCCTGAAAATCTAGGTTAGTTGAAAGCCCAACAGAAGAGTTGGCATTCCCTACAAGTTATACAGGACTTTCCCTTAATGCTAAATAATAAAGGGGGCAGGTTGTCATGTTTGTTTTGTAACTTATACAACATACCTGACGGGTACAAATATAACAGCTAAAATAAGGGCATGTACTGGCCAATGCCAACTCAGCAGCTCCCCATCACCGTGGTTGGGCAAAAGCCAGAACAAAGGGGCTTAGCCCCATGCCCTGAAGGCCGGTAACTCAGGCTTTGTCAGACTAAAGCATCAGGGGAATTATGTCTCTATGATTAAGTGACCAGAGCAGGAGAGAGCCAATGCAGTCGCCGTTACGGTTATGCTGGAGAGTGTTGGTGGCTCCCAGCAGGCATGTCTTTGGTTATTGGCAATCACAGACCTTGCTGTGGCTGAGCCACGTCGAACCGCCCTTCACTCAGGATCAATGTAAGTGTGagggggtgtccaccccacacaggactggaaggagtTAAGGTGCCCAGGCAGGCCTGTTAACtccataggctgcacctggagggagagccagggagcagggagttgATTGCAGgcaggttcagctgggcaggaacacgTGGGGCCTAtcaagccaggaagctggcaatagacaggggctgctgctgggaaaggctcagtcattccctgggaagagggaggagtgttTGAGCAAGAAGGGGAACCAGGAGTTGTTGGATGCagtccaggaaaggagcagtgagggctgggagaggaaagcccaggACTACTGGGTGTAGGACTACTGGACTGGAATCCAGAGCAGTGGGTGAGCCCGGGTTCCCCAACCAGCCACCATGGGTGTGGCATAGACCAGGCAAGGGGCAGAACGGGGGAACACTGAGTGCCCCGGCccgagggctgagtcacaaagaggatgcTGTGGTGTCTGGGACAAGAGAGGATGCTGCGGTGCCTGGTGTGATGGCATGTGACCCTGGAAGGGTCGTCAACcttgagagctaatccccagagtgaccaggaggaggcgccagacAAGCCGTGAGTGGTGCGCCCCGGGACAGTAAGAAGCAATTGATGGAGCAACATAGCTAACACAATAGAAAACACTGCCCAAGGGGTGAGGCTACGTGCAAGGCCAGGCAGAAGCTGAGCTATGTGGGCAGAGGTGGTTTCCGGGGTGTTCAGTGCAAACACGGCAGCTGTGTGGGGCCCGTCTACAGAGCCTTTGCCCgtacagctatgccagcaaagccCCCTCAGGAGACGCAGCTTATGCCAGTGAAAGGAGTTCTGCTGGCCtagctcccccacctccccaaatgacatTAGATATGCTGCCAAAATCACACTTCTGTTGGtacagctgcatctacactgaggATTTTCCCCCACTCCTAGATAACCTGGCGATGTCAGCAGAGCTGTGAGAAGCAGAAAAATGGCCAGAAAGCCAGGAGACATCCAGAGAAGCGCTGGTAACATGGCCTTGAGAGGAAGCCAAGAGACAGAGCttcttttgggcagagtgctggctggaaagatgCATGGGACCATGAGCCCGGAAACTATCTGCTGCTGTTTGTTCATACTGCATTCAGGGAAACAGGCCTTTGTAcagtctttgtaaataaacaggatgcACCAAAGAAACACCTGTTTCcaccatcaatttctcctcctaatggagaCAACCTGCAAGATGCAgaatattggctaactgcttgggccaaaaggggcaacaatatacATGAAGCCAATACATTAtatcagtcttgatttaaaagataGCATGGTCCAGTGGACAGGCTGGGAAGCAAGAgagctggcttctattcctggctctgcctcctgTGACACCTTGGACAAATCCCCTTCAAGGCTCTGACCTGCTTTTCACATCAGCAAAACAGAGATTGcaaaagcactctgagatctagGGATGAAAACCGCTACCTAAGCGCTTACAATTGTTACTGCACACACATACCCTTCCTGCGGCATTTCTGGCATCTGCTTTGGCTACAGTTCCACAAGTCAGCGGGCTGGCCAAGGACTGCGGCATCCCGAAAACGAACAGCAGCTGACATTGGAACAGGCAGTCTCGGGGGAGAATAAAAAAGGCTAATTTACTGACGACACTTTGCCTTGGTGTAAACCCTCTGCCTATGCTTCCCTTGGAGATTAATTGTTGGCAGTTGCCCGGCATAAAATGAAGCCTGCCTCTAGGAGTAATAAGTACACTAACCCATAAGCCTGTTCTTTCTTGAATGCATCCTATTTGTAAGCTGAATCCCTTCATTAGCAGAAGAACTTGATTGATTAGATTTGCAGGATTATTCAGCCATTCAGCACTACGGCTGCCTCACTGAGTTTAGCAGAGGGAAGGGTGGAGACCCTTGCAGTCCTTGGGGCATTTTGTCACTGCTTGTCCCTGTGCTCTCCTGTTTGCATCAGAATGGTCACTGTGAAGAGAACACAGCACAGTCCTGCTCTGAAGACCTACACTGCCAGTGAGAAcccatccattgacttcaatgggctttgggctgGGCCCTCAGTGGGCAAATGTTATCTCTTGAATTTGAATGATGCTCCCTCCTTTTGTGCCAGGAGAAGTCTCACGATACCCTGCCACGTTCTGGGGTTGGGATCCTGCTGAAATCGACAGGAAGGCCCGGAGCCCTTAGAATTGCACTCTCTGATTTTTGGTCACGTCAGATCTCGCGGGTGGGATAAACGCCCTCGTGATAGCACAGTGCCTCCGGGCCCCGCCAAACCAGAGCTGCAAAGGGATGGAGCAGCAAGAAAAATCCCATTGGCTGAACTTTCCCCAACTTTAACAATGTCAGGTTCTGATGGGCGTTCCCCCTGGTTCTTAGCTCATCCAAAGAACCCTTACTAAGCGTGGACTCCGGCTGAGACCAATCACCTCTTTGCTCTCTGTAAAGCAATTACCCCTGGATATAAATGATGATCAGCTATTTGTATcagcagcgtgtgtgtgtgtgtgtgtgtgtgtgtgtgtgtgtgtgtgtgtgtgtgtgtgtgtgtgtgtgtggtgtgtgtgtgtgtgtgtgtgtgaaaagtggCTTCCCGACCCTGGCCTTGCTCTGAGCTGGACCCGTCTGCTGGCACAGGATAGAACTCGTTCCAGCAGCCAGGGATTACTGGGGTGCAGGGACACTTCTGTCAGTCTTCCTTGTCACTAGCCATGCCACTTGTGTCTGCTACGGGGATGTGGGGGACTGGAGAAGCTTCTATGACAACTCAATGCCACCTGCGAATTCCCCTGTGCTGCGGGAGCCTCTGGGGGCCAGCTAAGATGGCTTTAGGTCAGACTTTcaatggaaaagcagcatcaagTAACCCCTGTGTACCAGCCGGTCTGATCCACTGTGTGTAGGTCCCAATCCTACAGGGTGCTGAGCGGTCTCCACTCCCATAGCAATCCGTGGTAATTAGGGGGCTCAGCCCttaaggatcaggcccttagtattCAAATAAACAAAGCTGCCTCCAGGGATCTGGGGTGGGAAGCTGGAGACGGGATTGATGAGCGTGTCGCCCGCCCCCTCACTCACTGCTATCCGCGGGTTGCCTCCAGCCGAGGTTTTTGTTAAGCAGCAGAGTCAGGAGCACGTCTTGGTGATTGGTGTCTCCTCTCTCCGGAAACTCTGGGTTTTCTGCAGCACATAAAACACCTCTCTCAGGCTGTGATGCCGGGATGAATGGGTTCCCCGGCACAAGACCGGAGGAGGGAAATATCTCGCTGTCGCATAATGGCAggttgggagggatgggggagagggagacgtactgtgtgtggggggggtctcccatgggtgggtgaggttgcAATCCTCACCCTCAGCCCCAGCAGAGCTGCTGCGTGGCTGCTCCTGCTTATAACCAGTCCTGGTCAACATGGTCCCTCCCTGTTACGCAGAAGGGAGTCAGACAGTTGCATTGCCTAGTCCGTCACCAATCCACTGGggactcccttctcccccccaccccccagctgcccccacagAATCATACTGGGGCTGGAGAGGAGCTGGGAGTCCGTCCAGCCTGTCTCCCCGAGACCAGTACAGGGGTGATCCCTGGTGCACACTTACTGGAGTTCCCTCCAGCCTAGACGTAAGAGCCCCCACCTCTGGGCTAATTCCCCTGCTGTGCTTGAGATACACGCACAGGTGACAAAAAACCTTTGTGTTCACCCTGGCTAGAGCCAGCCAGGGGGCAGTCACGCCTGCCCGCCCATGGGGCCACGGACTGGTCCAgctgccaggcagggccggccTGTATGGATGTTGAAGACACACCTTTATTTTCCTGGGAAAGCCCCCTGTGCTGACTCTAGGCCACCTGGGGATTCCCTGTGCACAAGGGGAATCCTCCCAGAACCTGTTAAATcaactgcctgctgccagaaagGGGACAGGGCCCTCTGTGAAACCCCCAGACAGAGCGTTCTCCGTATTGTTCCCGTAGGGAGGGTGGGGAGTCACTGCTCTCTGGAAAGATTGCTCCCCAAACCCCATGGATCCACCAGTATCTGGTCACTGGACAGTCACCATAGTCCAGGGCCATATGCACCGAGACTCTGTAGTGCTCCAGAGACCAGGAGCTCCCAGCTCGGCCCAGCTGGTCTCTTATATAGCCTGAAACGAAGGGTAGGGCACACAGTCAGCGTTAACTTTTGTGAGGcaagagggggcggggagggggaaattcATGGAGAGTGCCCAGGCTCCCAACCCATTTCAGATCCCAAAGCTCCTGTAGAGACCATAGACAGGCAAGAATGGTGCCCGAGGAACAGCCCTCTTCTTTTCCTGACCCTCCAGGCTTCCGTTCCCTCCACACATGCAGGTGCAGGGCAACCATTTCACCAAAGTGGCTTCACCCTTATCTAACCCTGATGGGCTTAAAGCAAAACATACACACAGGGGGCAACACATTATTATTATAGCTATTTAGACACCGCTGCGTAAATCTGGGGAAGCTGAGGCGCTGTGCCTACTCTGATGATCATAAAtgcaggccaaattcatccctggcatgGTACCTTGACTGGTgtcactgggcctgatcctgatctcagTTACCAGCAGGAATTAACCCCCTGGAATTTAGCGGCGTCACAAGAGGAATGCGTTTATCATGGTGAGTTTAAAGATGATTTGGGTTATGATGGTTTTGAAATGGTGGTGGTTAGGCATGTTGGAGTttgctttagaaaaaaaatataaatgcGCAATCAAAATAAAAGGCATTATTACAAAACCAACCAGGCAATAGAGGAGGAAAAATCCATTTAAAAGCAATGTTATTTTCTAGCTTATATTTGGCTGCTCCTGTTTCCCCCTCAAAGGCTCTGTAACAAAGATTAATGACACCATTTCCCTGCAGAATAAGTGCAAGCCTCTTAAGTGACTAAGAGAAGAACATGTAAAAAAGAAGCCTCCTTGGATAAAATGTCTAGTGCGGACACTTAGGAGCTGTCCGACCTCGTACACTCTGTGTCAGGACCATCACTAGATAATACCAGGGCATTTTTTTTCCTAGGAGATTTTCTTTATGAATAGCAAGAGACATTCTCATCAGACACATTCCTTCTGATGTGACAGGGTCACTGTTAAATGTGACGTATTATACAACCAGAAACGGACATAGGGATGGTTGTAGGTCACCCTAATATAATGAGGCCTCTCAGTAGCTCACTGGTTGGTTAAATGTTTAGTATAGTGAGGTAGTAATGGGTAACCTTATTTCCTTCCCATGTGAAAATCAGTGCTGTAGGGTTGGGTCAAGCAGAAAGGAAAAtccaccaaccaaccaaccagcagAGATAAGTACCTACCTGTGTCATCTAGGCTGAGTTTCAGCTTACCTTGTAGTGCAAGAGGTTTTCCATGTGCAGACGGTATCAACAGCATTATGGAGAAAACAGTTAGGAGCCCAAGGCAGAGCTGAACCGAACAGATTTTGTCCATGTTCCCGCCACCCAAAAGAACTCTTCCTTCACGCTCGATGGAGGACTTCAGTGCAACCCGGCTCCAGAGGAGCTCACTTTTAAAAGCCAGCGAATGTGCAATGATTACAAATGGTctttggaggaggggagaaaaaaaatcttctgaaatATAATTCAACCTGTCAATATGATTCACTCCTTGGATAATGGACAGATCAACCCAGGAACAGACGTCATAAGGAACCCGGTCAATATGTCTCTTATCTGACCAATCCAATGACtgttccctctctctcacacacacacacgcgcatcCATATACAGGTTCTGTGGCTCTATTATAGAAATGTATTCCGTGAGCTGGCTCAAAGGGAGCTTTGCAATTTATTATTGCACTCTCTAGCGCTTGTGCTAATTAACCTGAGATGTAGAAAGTGCCAGAATGGTGGAGGGGAAGACAGGGCTGTTCATTTAATTTAACTGATTGCTGGCACTCCGGTGCATTGCTCCATCCCAATGACTTTGTTGAGCATTGGCTTTATCATCAACAGGCAAAATGCTGCATTTGATTTCAGGGCAAAGTATGGGCTGGGGGTTAAATTTGACATCAGATATGAAATTCATCAAAGAGGAGCCAGATCCCTTCAGTTTTGTCCATTCGGGAGAAGGACGGGTGTTTGGATGATCCATTTTATTGGCAAAAGCCCATATTTTATTCAGATAAAATGTGGTAAGATGCACTGTAAAACCTTTCAGTGTCTGTTTTAGGGGTCTGGCTCCATCTTGTTTAGCTTGTATTTATTGCCTTCCCATCTATCTCAATGATCTGTTAGGAATTTTCAATTACAACTTTATGATACCAAGAGAGATGCTGCAATAACAACCGTCCTGGTAAACTCTGTTCTCAGCCCCTGCTACTTTCTGCAAGTGACGCTGCAAAGATGAGCTGCAGAACTGAGTCACTCACAGCCTGCACTAGCAACAAGCTGATCTCTACGCACGGTGCCACTGATTCACCTGATATTCTTGGCTGCCGCAGCGCTGTCCTGAATTGCCCATCTCCCGCCGCCTGGTGCTACCTGCAGGTAGCATTAACTGGAAGGCAATAGTGACTTGGAGTTGGGATTTCTGGGGTttgtttcccagctctgccaacgacttgttgtgtgaccttgaacaagtcacttttgATGCCCCAGCCTTACCCAGCTATACAACGGGgactaaataaattaatgctgGTGAAGCCCTTTGAGATCTTTGCGTGAACGGTGCTATTTAAGTGCAGAAAATGACAGCAATTGTCATGAGAATGAGAGACAATAGGCCTGACCCCACAAGATGCTCTTCTGCAAGGTGCCAATGGGCCTCAGCTCCCAATGGAAGTTGCATTGACAATGTTCAATGCATCCTTGCAGAATTGGGACGATAGCCCACGAAGGCCGTGTAGTGCCCATTTCCCTCTTGATCTTGATTTGCTGCACCCCGCTTGCTATACCACTGCCCAGGCTCACCTGAACAGACATGGGCAGTTGTGCTGGATTGCACTGACGTTCTGTGACGGGAAGGGCACGATGCTAGCTGGGAAGGCAGCATATT encodes the following:
- the UTS2B gene encoding urotensin-2B codes for the protein MDKICSVQLCLGLLTVFSIMLLIPSAHGKPLALQENPEFPERGDTNHQDVLLTLLLNKNLGWRQPADSNLELAKKFEELEQLEKLKEQLLAGEGSEEAYAEAGLLPSHPDKRACFWKYCV